TCTATATTCCTCTTACATTTCCAGATGCATTTTTCCGTGTTGTGAGGCTGAGGTTGCTGGTGATAGGATCGGATGAAGGTGGGGCTTACAGTGCTCACAGAGATACCAAACTCTTCAACCTCAGCTCTGAGACAGTCAAAGAAGGCCTGGGCTGCATGCTTTGAGGCTgcatctaaaaaaataataataacaataatacagttcaaagtaaatagcttcaaattacatcaacaaaagtgttttttattagaGCAACTGGTGGGTAGAGTATTCAGAGCATAAGATTtactaacgagaggaggccatttggcacATCAGTTCTTTACTTTCTAGTTTTGAAAAACTAGAAACTTAAAGCAtctcaatgattcagcatcaaaacATGTCTAGAAAACCCATTCTatactctctgtgtaaagaagtgtctcctactctCTGCCCTATGtctatttacagttttaaacttaCAAGCTGTACGAAATGGGACTCCAAGTCTTCCTTGGATACTGTTTACCAACACAAGTTGACCTGATCTTCTTGATATCATCGAGGGAAGAAGGccttaaaaaaagattttaaaattatgttttcaAGATCTACTTTCAGATTTCTTAGAAGTATtaacattatttgaaatattttcaaagtgtaagAGCTTTCCTGTGCAAGGCATGTCAGTTGTGATTAGCACATACATAAAGGTTCTTTATCTTTCTCTATTGTGATTTCTGCTTTAATTGCCAGGTTTACTAACTAATTTTCATCTTTCAACTACCACAAAAATCACCACTAGGGGAGTGCAGTTATAATTTCCATCCCTTCTGAAACTGTGGGTTTGTATTGTGATTTTGTCTATTCACTAACTCTCAGTTGCCACAGAAACTACCAGAGATAATTTACAAGACCACCTTACCACCactttaggagtcttttcagaaacatTACTCAAAATCTACAATTAATTACATGTGATTTAGGGGAATCATATTGAAATAATGGAAGATGTTAATGATTATATTTCGAGAACTACTGGGGAACTACCTTCAATTGCGTGGAAAGGACATTTCTTATTATTGAGAGTATAAGAATGTAAACCAAAGTGACCTTAATTACATAAAACAAATGATTTAATTTTTATGGAAGTTTTTACAGTGTACATTTAAGCTTTCAAAATCATCAGTTTACCTTTAGTTAATGTAATTGGTCCAAAGTAATTAGTATCCATGATCCTTTTGTCCAGTTCTAATGACACGTTTTGAACCGGCGCTTTCACTTTCATACTGGCATTGCTGATCAGCACGTCCACACAGCCATAGCACTCTAAGATTTCTCTGGTCACTTCAGGGATGGCATCAATGTCACTAAAATCCAGAACAACTAACTTTGGTGTAAATGTCtaaacagagaaaagaaaatataacatacTCCAAATTAATCCTGATGGTTCATTGTCACACTAAATACAtgaaaatacataaacaacatcACTAAATCCAATATAAATATTGAATGAATGTTATGTAATGTTCTTATTTTTACATGCCAAAAATACTGGTAATCCCTTACAATACAACTTTACTGTGTTTCCTTGCAGTAGGCACTGCTTCACTGGTATAATCCATCagtattgtaaaatataaaataatggtAGATGGATTTAAATAGTTGAATTTACTTGAAATACTAAATTTACTTGAAAATCACTCTGATCtgttgcccttttagtgtgttttctctctttctctttgaTTATTACTGATTGGTCTCACTGAGGAACAGAGCTTTAAAAAGATAAATTACAAACAAGAAAAGGCCATTTTGCACCATTAGTGCCCGCCTGGTTCCTAGTTGCTGATTGATCCCTGAACTTCGTCTTGTTGTAAGTATCCCAGTGCCACACCAAAGTTTGGTAACAAATTCCATGCACTTACCATTccctggtaaaaaaaataaaagagtgTCCTTTCCACTGTCCTGTTGCAGAATTGTAAAAAGCTTTAAGAATAATGCCCATAAGGTTTACATTCACCATGGCCCAACCTTGAAATCGCGAATAACCAAATTGTGAAATACGCTGAAGGAACTATAGATATTACAAATTATCAGTAAAACGATAAACAAGTAACACAAGTAAATCTTTCAAAAGTAATTTTTATAAAGAATATGAAAGTATGTCATTTTTTAACTACGTGACTTGCACCCTAAAGCTGAACAGTCTTATCCAGGGCAGTGATTGTGTTGgtttattattcagtactgtttGATAATAGGTCAGTACAGGCACACATGGTTTTCCTCAATACATACCACACTGGGGTCTGCTGCACTACTGAGGGTGTCATAGAGGGCTTCTAACTTCTCCCAGCTTTTGCCACACAGGATAACCCTGGCTCCTCCTGTGTGAAACACTCTGGAACATTCTGCAGAGAGGCATTATTATTTATAGTCAAACCCTTTTAATATCACTAGCACTATGTTGACAAAAAGCAGAGCTGGCTTCATCAGGAGTTCAGCAATTCAAACataagcattaaaacacacaaatgtgTCAAAACAACAGACgggcctgttttgttttgttttctgtataacTCAACATACACTGTGATTTATAGCATTTCAAACTCTACAGTttgctgtcagtattgtacacacaacgcattgaaataattaaaaacataaattacaGGGTTCTGTATGCTATATTGTGCAACAGTATATGTACAGCAGCTTGTAAATACTTCATGGAAATATGCTtgagtcatattattattatttgtttattgagtagacgtctttatccaaggcgacttacagagactagggtgtgcgaactatgcatcagctgcagagtcacttccaactacgtctcacccaaaagacggagcacaaggaggttaagtaacttgctcagggttacacaatgagttagtggctgaggtggaatttgaaccggggaccttctggttacaagcccttttctttaaccacgggaccacacagcctcctgcagtgtgataataaccaaaatgatattatcaggagctacTTATTGACTAgggacatttcaatgtgatgataCTAAACGCCATCCTCCTTTTTACCTAATACAATGTCACTTCAACAACTCCTGAAAATGCAAAAGTCATGCACTGATAAGGATCTTCGGTGTACAAATGTTTGGCACTCTTCCATGGGTAGGGCTGTTTGTTTTCAGTGTGCTGGTGACTGGAATCAACAAAACATAAAAGGATTACAAAATATCAGTTTGCCTTCTACTCTATGTGTAAAATGAAGGACCTTTTTTACACAACTTTACCAATGAAATACTTAAAGAGTAACGTCACGTGTCATTTCAAtttcctttttaatatttttcatatataataTTCTCctcaattttctttaaaaaaaatgtattggataATAGAAACAAGCGATTTTAGGGACCATGAGTACACTCATCTTATCATTTTATTAACTTAAATGGAAACACATTCAAATACAGGTATATTAACTACACTGTAGCTACCCTATACATACACCTTTGTTACATAATGTAATACATGTACTTACAAGAAAATGATATGAAAATAACTTGttgttaaatgctttaaaaaaaggaattctgTCTTCACAATCACTTGTGTGTATGTGCATGCAGTAAATATTAggtaatttaaataaattgtaactgtatgtagttaatgtacctgtattttcattcaaagtttttaaaaataatcacTACAAAAGCTCATACAATATTTCAAAACCATTTTTAATACTGATTTCATATACAAACTTTGTAAGTTTCTCAGTTTtttaacattaataaaaaaaattctaacattaaaataattagttAATAATCGTTTTCACTAGTTTTGTCTTTGCCTGTGTGAGCGTTTTTGGAAAATTGTAATTTTCTAAACCTGACTTTTTGTCAAATCACGTGACAAAATGGCCTTTCAGCTTGGCAGATCCTCCCTACTCACCCactctatatacagtatgtacagcagAGCTGAGAGGTCACATTTGTCACATGGTTTAAATGGAATGGTGACGTCTGTTCAGTGCTAGGCAGGTAGACTTCCCTAAAGAAACTCAAAGTCAGGTAAAGACAAACAGAGGAAAATGAAAATAACTCAGAATTACAGCACGAGAACCCAGTGACTGGAGGCAAAGGCGAACAAGCTACTTACTTATCAACAATTCATTTTCACATCAAAAGAATACAGCACACTTACCCTTTCCCATTCCTGACACTGCATCAGTTATCACAACCACTTTGTTCCGTACAGCTGACTTGGACATCAACCTGGTGATCTCAGTGTAAAGGTAGTACACCCCGGCAGCTATCGCCACGAGGATGGGCAATACCAGAACAGCAGTGTACCCCATGTTCTGGAAAGTAAACGTAGACTGGAGCTTTACCAAACAATAATTGAAGACATTGGTGCAGGTACCTGATAAGTTCCACTTTTTAAATTGAGAAAAACAGGCTGTGATTGTAACAAGTTATTATTCTGActtatattatacatatattatacgTATTATACATACATCATACTGTTTTAACATCACTTAAAGGGGACTGAAAGTAAATGGTGACAATAAGCAGGAGTTCACCAAAGACGAAATAAGCAGAATATTGCACaaccctcccaaaaaaaaaaaaaattaagtacaGTTTATTAGGATAAAGACCAAGATGTTAATACCTGAAGTGggaggttatttaaaaaaatacatttttaaaacaatctaGTACACAACATCTATGCTTTCTGTGTGTCAGCACTGACTGAAGTAGTATTTTGTGAGACAGCCCAGGGGAAAGTAGGCTTGTGATGCCCTCACAAAATGAATCTTCAAGTGGTGATAAATATGTTTACCTTTCCACCGCTGCTCTTTAGTAATTTGTATGCTGGGAATAAAGGTTGTTTAGGGGGGAATACATCTTTATTACTGGGGAAAATGCTGCTCATCTATGTATTTTTCAAGGAGATAAAGCAGATTGGTTTCTTCTCATTGGAATTTGAATGTTTCAAAAGAGCAAAGGTAAACAGCTGGGATCCACTGCCATGTCCTTTTcagatattaaacattttaagaaaatatttGGAAGCCatgagaacatttaaaaaaaatatatgattttttGGGGAAATAAGTTATTCACAAGGGAAAGTCAGAAAATCAAAAGAATCATTGAAGACAATCAGAAAGACGTATAGCCGAAATATTGTAAGTTTCTTTGGATATTATTACTTGCAGTAGCCATGAAAAGCAGAGGAAATGTGTAAGCATAGGATTATAAACAGTGTGtgttaaactgaaaactcactgtgCAAAATAAACAAGTTGTTTAGTACCTGTGGAATGTTcatttataaagaaaacaaacccaATCATTCTGTGTTTTTGGATTAACTTCATCTGTGCCTGATAATGTAAACAAATCATTTTGGTAACCGTTtacttattgtattattttattaacttCAGTGGATACACGTCTACATTTTACATATTCTGTTTCCGGGAATTTAAATCAAACCCAGCCAATCTCTGTTAAACTTTTACACCCACTGAAATTGTGGCACTGCATCATAAATAAAGttccatttatatttaaaaccaaaaaatagcTTTGCATGCATATAGAATCCTAATCTTGCAAatcagacaaaagaaaaaaaaaggatattaaagaaataaaaattctAACAATAAATTGTACTTCAATGttggaaaaaaaacatgctagTGTTATATGCTAACCTTAAGAGAGGGTTACAAGGGTGACACCATTGCAATCTTAAAATCAAAGCTCTTTATTTAACTTCCTGGTAGCATTTGTATATACCTGTAATCGTGTTTATTTATAGGATCACTTCCAGAGTAAGGAGCTACGGTGCTGGCCGACAAAGGCTGTTTTCCTGGATTAATGTACTCTCTTCCCATTCACAGGCCCACACTGAGGACTAGCTGGTCACAGCAGGACCCAGAGGATTTGAAAGCTTTTTATACTCACAGCTGAGTCATTTTTCAAGCATGTAGTGTTATAGTATCTTTAGCATGAAACATGCATAGTGCTCATTATAAAAGATATCACGTGGCAGGTGTCCGGTGTCTTAGCGCATGCTAATAATAGATTGGTTAAATACACCAGTCATCACACAATttatatagtactgtatataaacttgATAATGTTGTATATTAGAGTACTTTTAAGGGTTATTGTTAAGCAAACGAGTGAAGCAGTGTTAAATTTTGTTGGCACGCTTTAACAGTTCTGCTTAAATGTCAGACAGCAGTAATTGTATAAATAGGGCTGGCAGTTTAAAGGGGGTGAAAGAGAACTAGGGAGGTAAACAGATATGATCCCTAACAAAGcactaatatatactgtatatatataaaatacactgtatatatataaaatacactgtatatatatatatatatatatatatatatatatatatatatatatatatatataggcaaagGATATAATTATAGATTTCTGTACCATGACAAAGTAGGTGATTATGACAATTAGCATGACAATGCATACTGTAAATGTAACAGTTTTACATTCTTTAGCCAGGTGTCAGTACCTTAAAAAAGTACTGTGTCTTACAAATACCATGTCACTACCTAAAAAAGTAACCTTCATTCACAGTGTGTCAGAAATGGCCATGAAATGCTTATAGATCCTACCTTTGCTCAGCCATTCTGACGTCAGTAGATAGCTGTAGCCTTTATTACCCCAATCGATCATATGACCTAGATTAGGTACTACACTTTCACTTAAAACCTGAACCACATTCGAACAGGTTCATATAGAGGTTAAAGGCACAAAATGTCTGAATGGTTAGCCTGTTGCACCACCAAGCACTTATAATAACATTTTAGATCCAGACTTCATATATGAGGGTAACAGAAACTCCTTGGATGAAATGTACCTGTTTGACCTCAAACCTAATGGAATGTTGTCAAGGGATATTTTTGGCCTAAAGAAGCTGGAAACCAAGAACTTCAACGTTTTGTTTTACAATTGGTACAGCTTACATGGTTCTCTTGGTCAGCTTTGGTTATGAAcatctttataataataataataataataataataataataataataataataataataatttggtcaattacttttttaaagaaagataCTAGCTTCACAAATTCAGTATACATTCaacaacacattttaactgaataaatgctttttttaatgtttactaTTAAAGGTGCTACACTATTTTGATCGCTAATAGTTTGTGGAAATAATGAACTGTAAATTTTCTTACAGTagtctcaataataataataataataataataataataataataataataataataatccccatGTGGACTGTTACATATTAATACAGCATTATTTTTTTAGAGTTGCCGTGTTGGATACATACAacgctttttaaatatattaagatTCATATCAATTTATAATAAGCTAATTTACACGTTTTATAATATGTGTTAATTTTCATTCCACACAAACAACCACAGCAGACGGCGCATGACATTGACCAGGAGGAAATGACATAGCTTGAAatcagcttttattttttctagacTGCTTTGTGATTGGACTATGTAGTTGTCATTCAATGCTGGGACGTCTGCTTCCTGCTTGGCAGActcggaagaaactgctagtaaCAATaagtatttcatatatatatatatatataataaaccacaaaaaaaaaaacccaaaaaacccaaacaaaaaaacaaacaaacgacaATGTCAGAATTTGATGAGTTTGAGAAGCAGCTAAGTGAAAATCGGCAGGGTAAGTTGAAAATATATCAATATACGTTATCAAAGTGAGTAAagctttatttgttttgttcaaacagCAAGACCACAAAAAAagcagatatttaattaaaacgtAAATAATACCATAAGGCCTGCAGAACGGTATTATACGAAACGTAGGCTACCTGAATTACTTACCGGCACCTTAGCTTTGCCAGCACCTTGCATGGCTACCGTACACAGTCAGTATTCTGTCTGTGTCTTCAAAGAAAATTGTAATTGCGGTATTTGGTTTGAAGTCTCATAGATAATGTGACCCATTATTTCGAACATAGCTACGTATTTTAATCAATTAAACTGtaaattgcaatatatatatatatatatatatatatatatatatatatatatatatatatatatatagttacaccGGTAAAAGTAACGGCACAGCTGTTTCTCTCAACATTTTGTGGACAAGGAGGTAAACCACACGCAACaccctctattattattattagtattaataataata
The DNA window shown above is from Acipenser ruthenus chromosome 17, fAciRut3.2 maternal haplotype, whole genome shotgun sequence and carries:
- the LOC117423784 gene encoding dehydrogenase/reductase SDR family member 7C-like, which translates into the protein MGYTAVLVLPILVAIAAGVYYLYTEITRLMSKSAVRNKVVVITDAVSGMGKECSRVFHTGGARVILCGKSWEKLEALYDTLSSAADPSVTFTPKLVVLDFSDIDAIPEVTREILECYGCVDVLISNASMKVKAPVQNVSLELDKRIMDTNYFGPITLTKGLLPSMISRRSGQLVLVNSIQGRLGVPFRTAYAASKHAAQAFFDCLRAEVEEFGISVSTVSPTFIRSYHQQPQPHNTEKCIWKFFFRKLAHGVHPEEVADEVLRTVNRKKKEVLMANPIARAALYIRSFLPGLFFAVVAASVKDVPLVEEDTQ